The sequence atgcaccaccaccaGTGCTACGCTTATCATCGATATAACCAGCCAAATCTGCATCTATATAGGTTTTTAAAGTGAAATCATTAGTCCTTGGATACTATAAATCAAAATTTGTTGTATCCcttagatatctaaatatccttttaataACATTAAGATGTGAAACCTTAGGAGCAGATTGAAATTTGTCAACCATGCACATAACTTGCATGATGTCAGGTCTTGATGTTGTAAGATATAACAACTTTCCCATCATAGACCTATACTCTATCTAATTTATATTCTGTGAATTATCATTTTTACTCAATTTATAACCTATGATCATTGGTATACTGACATATTTTCCATTTTGCATTTGAAATGTTTTAAACATCTCTTTGGTATATTTAGTTTGAGAGAGAAATATGCATGCATCCAACTAAGACACTTGTAATCCAAGAAAAAATAAAATCTCTCCTATTATAgacattttgaattttgttttcatTTGGGTGGCAAAGTCTTTGCAAATAGTATCATCACCACAAAAaacaatgtcatcaacataaactactaCCACAAATACATGATCACCAATTGACTTGAAATATAGATTTCTACCTGCACTACCTATGTTGAACCCTATTTAAGAAGATGTTGATCCAACATAGGTACCAAGCCCTACAAGCTTATTTAAGATCATACAAGGCCTTTTTTAACCCACAACATAATCTTATTTTCCTAGACATTTTAATCCTTCAAGTTATTCCATGTTTCCATGTATTCCTCTTATTCCAAATAGGCATTTTAAAAATGTAGGTTCAACATCCATTTGCCACACTTTAAAATTTTTataaattgaaaaatgtcaaaaatattCAAATAGATTCTAACCTAGCTACAGTATTTCATTAAAGTCAATCCCCTCAATTtgtgcatatcctttacataccagtctagtCTTATTTCTCTCAATTCTCCCATGCTTGTTTAGTATGTTCCTAAATACACACATAGCACCAATTACACTTTTATCAATGGGCCCAGGAACTAATTCCCAtggatttttttttctctatttgacATGATTCCTCTTTCATTGCATTAATCCAGTTTTTATCATTACTAGCCTCAATATAAGACAGGTTCTAATTCAaaaatgaagaaatatttaccTCCTCATCATACTCTTTGGCAACACGTCTCCATGTCTAGACACCATCATCTTTGTGACAAATGATCTATTATAAGAGATCGTTTTTCTGTATAAATTTTGAGGGATCCTTTTCACTATCATATTTAAGAGCCACGTAGCCACCATTTATAGATATTgtttcatcaaaatcatgtttAGAGGCATTAATTTCAGAATCCTTAGCAACATTTTTAGATTTCTTGTTGACAATAGTTTCTGCAGAGCTATCTTCCTATATTTGAACTCTGTTTGGTTAACATTTCATCTACCAAATTTGAACTCTTTTCAAACTTAACTTGTTTATCAAAATCTACCTTTACTTGTTTAAGTTCATTCCTCAAATTGACTACTTCTCTTTCTAACTTTAAACATTTTTAGATTTTAATAAGAGTTTAGAATTGATTACCTTTGTTTGTCTTTTACCTTCTTCAATTTCAAACTTTATGTTGATGATCATTTGATTCCTTTCCTCAAGTTCCCTTTTTAAGGTATCACTTTCCTTCAATGCTAACACCTTTTGCTGTGAATTATCCATTTTTAATCTCTTGATTTCTTCCAAGGCACACAAAAGTTCTCCTTCAAGACTTATTTCACTTTATTCATCATCTTGCAACTTCTCATCATTTTTATTTGCACTGATAggtccaatttccataaataatgTTTTAGTACTAGACACTAACTTCTAATTTTGCATTCCCTTCCTTAATGCATaagcttttttttcttttttgagaagTTTTGTTGTTTGTAAAAATATTGTCCTTTATTCTTATTTTTTAAACCTTCCTCCTTATCTTGGCCATACTTCTCATATGAAGACTTAGCATAAAAGTGCTCGGTTCTTCCACAATTGAAGTACTTAAAGGTAACTTACTTTGCGCTTACAAAAAATCCTTTTTAGTTTCTTTACCAGGTATGCAAGTTCTTCATCCATTTCAAGGTTTGATCCCAAACTTTCCTTTTTTATCTTCTTTGTGGACTTGTAGGTAGTTTCTCTTTTAGTAGTCTCTTCATCAAACATTCTCATTCAATAAGAAGTTTGTATTCCATGAAAATCATCTATAGTATTTTATTTAAGATCTATAACCTCTTCTATAGAATTTTTTTTAGCATTATAAGTAGAGGGTAAAGATCTTAGAATTTTTTGCACCACTGTTTTGTTTTCTACTATTTCTCTAAGGCTCTTGATTGCATTAACTATCACATCCACTCTTAATAGATATTTTacaatttatttttcttcttttatctTTAAAATTTCAATTCGAGTCATGTAGTTTTTTAGTTTGTTGTATTTCACCTTGTCATCTCCCTCTTAAATGTTCTCGACTTTGTCCCAAATTTCCTTGGACAACATACAATGCACAACTTTGACAAAATTAGTATTAGACAAACCACATAGTAAAGCATTTTTAGCTTTATCATTCTTTAGCATtttggaaacccaagatgggaaaaacctcatttTGTAACGCTAATAGGATCTATTGTCCTAATCCAATCTCATAAGTAAAATTGATTATAAacttttagggtaccaaccccaaGGAATGGTGCAAACGATAACCAAGGAAATCATTGTATCCAAGtaaaactatcaaaagaagattgcaaagaaaagGGTATAGTTTGCTAAGTACCCTAAAAATATGACTACAAAAATTGAGCTATGGTGTGTGCATAAAATGTAATGAAGAGTGGAGtctatgcccccatgttaaagtgattgtgtactCCTTACAaggagaaatttatttaaggtagaatatgtgcatccaaaagacaagcacatatCCACTATGATATGCCTTGAAACAAGGACCAAATGAAGGAAAATAGAGAATGTGAAAAGAAAGAGAACATAAAGGGTCTATTAACTTTGAGGTTAGTGTATGCATATGATATTTCAAGTATGTGAAGTATAACtacattgaattgacctcatcccccaaaggtagtacaactacaagcacaatggaagaagaataCATAAGATATATTCAAACAAGTTtccttttgggtcaacatggaggAGACCAAAAAGAGATTTAATTgccttgcatcatccccaagtagacaacatgaAGGCACAAAGAGAACACATTGATATTACATAtataagaattgagatacaaatagaggaatgtcacaatgGATTTGGTCTcattattaccttgcaccaacaaaGAAACAAGAGTCATCCAAAGAGAATCTAACATAACACAAagacatatcaagcaacacatccTAATGAAACCACATTATGGATAAGAAAACATACAATATAGAATCCATTCCGCAAATGACTCTAGTAAAGAAAATCATACACCCCTAATCATTCTTAACATCATTTAGgtatggtggacaagatgcaagaagagAAATAtagagcatggtagatggagctactactagttccaaataaggaccatgATCTAATGATGTGTCACTTTGTTTATCAATAGGAGTTGGGGTTAATGCTTTGGAAAATcttgaagataactcatgattgaTTTGAATAACCTCATACATATAATCAGAATCAACACTGTCATTTGCATCAACATCATGGATattatcatccatatcatcatctagattagtAATAATAGGATCTATAATATGAAAAGAACAATAATCATGTttacaaaatttaattttcttaAGAACTTTTGCCTCCCTTGGGTAGGTCACAGTTTGATCAAATATGATAAAAGTATTGGTAGATTTCTTAAGAGagtaaatggtttgggaagcaagttcatggGCCTTGGGATGATGTCTTCATTGTTAGTCTCAAGCACTACAGTTTCTCTTGGTTTGACTTAGAATTTGTAAAGGATTAGAATAAACTAACATCAACTCTTTTTCTTCCTTTGTAGAAGGAGGAATAGAAGGAACCTCACTAGATTAAGAGACATATGATGCTAGGTTAGGAAGGAGTTTGAGTCTATGATGAGGAGGCACAACATCCTTAGGTTTTCTAGAATTGGAAATCATTTCATGTTTGTATTTCTGTAAGATAGTAACTATCAACACATTCTTCCAAAATAATCATACACACTCCCCCTATCAGCAACAACCAACAAGATACCTACTCCCCCTGAGAGGCATCCTACATCAATCCAAGTGGAAATGATAATCCTTGAATTTCTACCCCAAGATAAATGCATCATCTTATGCATCTAGTTATAAGGAGGTGTAATAGCTCCTAGCTTCTCCTTGAGATACTAGAATGTATCCTTTGAATGTGCCATTGTGAAATTTTTTGTAATATAATCTTTTGTAGGAATATATTCTAATACAAAATTCTTGGTTTTCAAGCTTCTCTCTTAAGAactgatacttgatagaaatatgcttGGTCCTTGAATGCATCATTAAGTTATTTTAAGTATTTAtagtacttgtattatcacatgtAATAGAAATAGACTCATCATATACCATCTTGATATCCTTCAAtttttgcttcatccataacatTTGACACCTTCAACACTTGTGATAAAATCTTGCCTTAAAAGACTTTGAGAGTTAGAGCTCCAATCACCCACACTCCCCCAACATATTACATATTAATTTATTTAGAAACTGGTTAaagccatccacaacacataagatTGCACAAGAAAGATGTAGTATTTAAAAACTGCTTTAATGCTAATTATGCATTTATAGCTGTCTCTATATCGCAAGTTTTCTTGGACATTAATGGGCTAATTATAAAACTGCATAACTATGAAAAAATTCTTGAACATTCTTCGCATGTGGAGATTAAGGAATTGTATTATCAAACAAAATTATAATTGCCTTGGTCAATCGTATCGCTTGCAAAAGATACACAGGAGAGATATACGCAATAGAAAGCTATACTGCATTCAACAAAAACAATTTACATGTATATTAAAACGATAAATGATTATATATCAACATAAAATGTCAATGAACTAAATGATTACCTAAAATGTCAATGAATCAGTGAATGCCCCTTCACTAAGAACCTTCACAAATACAGTTATGCGTAGGTCCACTTTGTGTCTTGCTTGATTGCCTCCTCTTCCTGCTCACTAAAATCATTCTCTGTCTTAAACATCTGCCGCACTTCTTCCGCACTTTTGTGTTTCAGAAACTTTGCAGCGGCCTTACATACCAAACGAAATAGATCTTCGATTTTAAGAAAATTCGCAGCCAAAAGAATTTGGCAGAAGGTCGTCTGATTTTTATCCGTAGCAAGAGCTTTGTCAGCGAATTCATTATCCCATACCTTCACATCGTCTACTGGTATACTGTTGGATTTTGCATGAGCATGGAATTTACAGTAGTCTAATACCATCTCCAGAGGCTCCATTCCTGTGTGTCTGTCTATAAATGTTCTTATGACCACTGATTCTATTGCAGCCATTTTCTCCACTTCGAAATCTTCATACACTTCCTCATCTCTGAATAGCCTGAATGTCACTGTATTTGCCCCCGTTTTATAACGTACAGAATTGAATACCACTATTGAAAGAATATGCGAGACGGATCGGGAATGTTATCGAACGGTAAGAAAAGTATCGACATTGCAGAATTTCTAAAGAAAGCGCAATTTGTAATATGAATTAAATAGGCAACATCTGGTTCCTAATTTATACCTTCCCCTTTCACTATTTTAATTGGTGCGactttttgattaattttattgttggaatttattaaaattaatttggaATCGACTTGTATAACAATACATTTCAAATTCAGGATTTAGATTATCTTTTCATGCGTGATGTGTAACTTAATAGTAGTATATAGGTTTATTATGTaaaatttcttttcaatttttttttttttttttttttaatatgtggagatataattttttattttttacaaatgTTTTGTATTCgtatattgtttattttattttagattgaAAATTatcgttatttttttattttatttaattctttaaattaattaaaaaaaaaataatacaatatttaAAAATATGTGTTGCATAAAAAGAGTCTAAATAAAATCATATGTTTAAATGAGAAAGTCCAAACATATGTAAACAAGATAAAGCCACTATAGAAGGAGAGGAGTCTATCAATAGATTTTTCCTAAGCATCACCAAAGGCATCATGCTATTTCAAAGTATCTTCAAAATATTGTTGAGCGCACACTAGAGAAATGGGTAGCTTCAACAATGGAATCTTGTTAGAGTTTGTCCTACCAAGTGATCATGCCCATGAGAAGAGGCAAAAGATAGTTGCGAAGGCTATGGCCAATAATTGTCACATTATCTATTTTTCATCATGGTTGAGAGCCACAACAATAAAAGTATAGTATATTATGATAGCTAGGCTATGACCTTCCTAGAATCATGAAAGAGGACAAAAGgaataatttgaaaataaataaaggaGTGTTGCTTCAAtggtaaaaaaatttaattaaacaagTAATCTCAAATATAATATTATTCTTTCATTTGAATTTGTATAACCATAGTGGAGAAAATAATAGCTTTATTATATaccaaaaaaatagaataaaaatatcTTGGTAAATAAAATCTTTGTCTTTTCAAATATTGAAGAGAATATTTAGTCTAATAGCATGCCATTTATAGAGACACTTGCAAGGGTTACATAACCAATTCCCTAACCAAAATATATGTCATGAAAGAGAACTTAGTCTAACGATATAAACTCAATGACTCTTATTTGAATACTTCTTTGATTTGGAGTAGAACTAAAACACATGCTCGAGAGTCTCCAATGATCTATAAAATGGCCAATGAGGATGAAGCAGTCACAGTGGGAGAGTCCTCAAGGAGAACAGTCTGAACTATGCgataagagtaaacacaatagaagcaacacaatatgatggaggcaatgaaaaATCAGACATATTATATCATGGAATGTAAACACAAGTTGGTCGGCAACATGCAAGCTTTCAGATTCGGCACATAGGcctgattacaaacatgctcaaaatacaatatcCGGTCTCAAGTGAGAATGCTAGCCAACTTCGGATCTCCTAATCTTATGATAAATCTTCTATATGCTAAGAACTTCTTACCATATGCTAAATTTCATTGATATTCAAAGCTCTAGGATGATCCGCGTCGGCCTgagatgaaatcaaataccaatgAAGAAGATAAAATTAGGCTCCACAAACCAAGGAACATTGGAGGATACAAAATTAGGGTCCACAAGATACATAAATGATCTGCAAGATTCTCCACTTACCAAACAGGTCCAAGCGGCTCAGGTACACAGGCCAAAAAATTGTCCCATGCTTCAGAAGAGATAACTTGCTGGAAACAAATCCAAAAGTCCCACAGACCTAGGATAAGGTAGAAGAACATGTGTAAAATTCCCAACCAATCAAATtcatatttttgtacaaaaatattaAATGTTAGAG is a genomic window of Cryptomeria japonica chromosome 7, Sugi_1.0, whole genome shotgun sequence containing:
- the LOC131856769 gene encoding SKP1-like protein 12, with amino-acid sequence MAAIESVVIRTFIDRHTGMEPLEMVLDYCKFHAHAKSNSIPVDDVKVWDNEFADKALATDKNQTTFCQILLAANFLKIEDLFRLVCKAAAKFLKHKSAEEVRQMFKTENDFSEQEEEAIKQDTKWTYA